Proteins encoded within one genomic window of Anopheles gambiae chromosome 3, idAnoGambNW_F1_1, whole genome shotgun sequence:
- the LOC1279469 gene encoding protein bunched, class 2/F/G isoform isoform X1 — translation MSRSGSMAEKTVSNSLPPSSAQSKVTVGGSSSVAAGVTGGIHHHHHHHHHHHHNHHKSMDMGGTGKTGVGSKHHTNVIQRTTSESLRLGGGGAGSGSPMNNSVSSGGSGGGTSMTSTGGGGGNGNIGSNENSVSSSMLNSSSSANSIPRKSASSSTSMGGGAVNAGGGGGSGSAGGGAGGSAGGGGGAGGGAGGGAGGGAGGGGGAVVGIGGPVGTGTKTSSFTITSVIVGPGRHSADNGDDSADDLDESHTDDNSRITDFENETPSFSEDTFSKEDVFFGTNAIGSVPVIPTSSQYGLAIVAPNDRTNGGEVLTDAMHVNVTDSGINIMGHGKSEVNEGKEVHHRNERFKVVKIESTEPFKRGRWVCMDYLDHTTLQQPKEISGGGESNEVSSAHNATVTTQDSGVGMNDNASYAPSEGMDYYQHAVSSSSMVLGGPMSAATSIASNRSNVMLGMLNNESPGQSLNLSLVGGFSGGGVAPGTAGNATSHIQSGTTGLIKGPIAGTGIPHSLPQSQLQNALAGHPPMQQHITYTQGHPGQSQYYPHTMTNLAELNQQVASNIQAQHHHLLHHHHQHGATLPNNMQMHPQLHHPHQQQPGHPILSSSNILPPLVVPIPTSQEMNIMMHNPSIQSSFPSPHQQFKPQKPQQTVSQTNSPIVVPTSLIDNTVVAGMPGENVPLNGVSAGAKILSPSAGAGGVVSNVSTTGGVSAHDTAGSVSIGTDSLKNSAPSATSSPVTSSVQLIPQSTTVPTQPAPGASIGSYGDATAMAAAAAAQMKQNTNVPSSAINSVIGGNTIANGANCVAAVGSPSSSGAINAANSISVGTIPGTSTADQQSSEAKLQSTVSGATTAAATGDVEETDKPNAEDGESSSGLQPQQQSYQLQPMPSAQQLQQAQQQQQQQLQQQRQFIVNPFSDANLSNDSFQNASADRGTMLPKLHPQIAQQPHQMQQLQQPFQQYHAPLYHDNAEKLSKAYSLPPSMGAAAKESLRKDLAQSRLEQQQQQHARKFQPVARAFIVPSSTPGTTNNAPSMTNIANQGNGSNIYTDIALGKTIQTLMKPTPILATAVANRLTGGSLTRSIGALGPCRELPEGGTAGAQEAAGYCRAASSLLGNFTGSNSVSACTVTHPHRCVQDLIKEEIGANRLSKAGSMINMSTDSELFAASGSLSHPASGRSSPAFMHGSTPVGSPPRFVNTLGPAYGAGGGSARVSRAASPSVLHASPGGEHASASGTSAVAIDNKIEQAMDLVKSHLMFAVREEVEVLKERISELMDRINQLEYENNILKANASQETLAQLTTGGSTVAAAAAVAAAAAAVAQQQLTAMPNINVGPTKVPTSSANPANPGSVS, via the exons ATGAGCAGGAGTGGCAGTATGGCCGAAAAGACGGTCTCCAACAGTCTACCACCGTCGTCGGCCCAATCAAAGGTCACGGTCGGGGGCAGCAGTAGTGTCGCTGCCGGCGTAACGGGAGGAatacaccatcatcaccatcatcatcatcatcatcaccacaatCACCATAAATCGATGGATATGGGCGGCACGGGCAAGACGGGAGTTGGAAGTAAACATCACACTAATGTAATTCAGCGGACTACGAGTGAAAGTTTACGATTGGGCGGAGGTGGCGCTGGGAGCGGCTCCCCAATGAACAACAGTGTTAGCAGTGGCGGCAGTGGCGGAGGAACATCGATGACTAGTACTGGTGGTGGCGGGGGAAACGGGAATATCGGAAGTAATGAAAACTCTGTCAGCAGCAGTATGCTAAATTCGTCCTCATCGGCGAACAGTATTCCACGCAAGAGTGCCAGCTCGTCGACAAGCATGGGCGGCGGCGCTGTCAAtgccggtggcggtggcggtagTGGGAGCGCTGGTGGTGGCGCTGGCGGTAGtgctggcggtggcggtggcgctgGCGGTGGCGCTGGCGGTGGCGCTGGCGGTGGCGCTGGAGGTGGCGGTGGAGCTGTGGTCGGTATTGGCGGTCCTGTTGGAACCGGTACCAAGACCTCTTCGTTTACGATCACTTCGGTGATCGTTGGTCCGGGAAGGCACAGCGCAGACAATGGCGATGATTCGGCGGATGATCTGGACGAGTCACACACGGACGACAATAGCCGGATAACGGATTTCGAAAACGAAACGCCTAGTTTCTCGGAGGATACATTTAGCAAGGAGGATGTGTTTTTCGGTACGAACGCGATTGGAAGTGTGCCGGTCATTCCGACGAGCTCGCAGTACGGGTTGGCGATCGTGGCACCCAATGATAGAACGAACGGTGGCGAAGTGCTCACGGATGCAATGCACGTCAATGTCACGGACAGTGGCATTAACATAATGGGACACGGCAAGAGTGAGGTAAACGAAGGGAAGGAGGTGCATCATCGAAACGAGCGGTTTAAGGTGGTCAAAATAGAAAGTACCGAACCGTTCAAGCGTGGCCGCTGGGTGTGTATGGATTATCTCGATCACACCACGTTGCAGCAGCCGAAAGAAATCTCTGGCGGTGGGGAGAGTAACGAAGTCAGCAGCGCCCATAATGCCACCGTTACCACGCAGGACAGTGGCGTCGGTATGAACGACAATGCTAGCTACGCACCCTCGGAAGGAATGGACTACTACCAACATGCGGTCAGTTCGTCATCGATGGTGTTGGGTGGGCCGATGAGCGCTGCAACGTCCATCGCGTCTAATAGGAGCAACGTGATGCTCGGGATGTTGAACAACGAATCTCCCGGTCAGAGTCTAAATCTTTCGCTCGTTGGTGGATTTTCAGGTGGAGGAGTGGCTCCCGGAACCGCGGGCAATGCTACTAGTCACATTCAGTCTGGCACTACTGGCCTGATCAAGGGCCCTATAGCTGGGACTGGAATACCGCACAGTTTACCTCAGTCACAGCTCCAGAATGCCCTGGCGGGCCATCCACCGATGCAACAGCACATAACGTACACGCAAGGACATCCAGGACAATCCCAATACTATCCCCATACGATGACGAATCTGGCCGAACTGAACCAGCAAGTTGCATCGAATATACAggcacaacaccaccacctcctccaccaccaccaccaacacggtGCTACCCTTCCCAACAACATGCAAATGCACCCGCAATTACATCAtccccatcagcagcagcccggCCACCCAATCCTCTCTTCCAGCAACATTCTTCCACCACTGGTCGTGCCCATCCCAACATCACAGGAGATGAACATTATGATGCACAATCCGTCGATCCAATCGAGCTTCCCATCGCCCCACCAACAGTTTAAGCCGCAGAAGCCGCAGCAGACTGTCTCCCAGACCAACTCGCCCATTGTCGTCCCAACGTCCCTGATCGACAACACGGTCGTCGCCGGCATGCCTGGCGAAAATGTGCCTCTGAACGGTGTCAGCGCTGGAGCAAAAATACTATCCCCATCCGCCGGGGCCGGAGGCGTCGTATCAAATGTTTCTACGACTGGGGGCGTTAGTGCTCACGATACAGCTGGTTCTGTATCGATCGGCACGGATTCACTGAAGAATTCTGCACCATCGGCCACCTCCTCGCCGGTGACGTCGTCTGTTCAGTTAATTCCACAATCCACAACGGTTCCGACCCAACCAGCTCCTGGTGCTTCGATTGGTTCGTACGGTGATGCTACGGCCAtggctgctgccgccgcagcACAGATGAAGCAGAACACGAACGTCCCAAGTTCCGCCATTAACAGCGTCATCGGTGGCAACACTATTGCGAACGGGGCAAACTGCGTCGCTGCTGTCGGCTCCCCGTCATCTAGTGGTGCAATCAATGCAGCGAATTCGATCTCTGTTGGGACGATCCCCGGTACCTCGACCGCCGACCAGCAATCATCGGAAGCGAAGCTACAGTCCACTGTGTCCGGTGCCACGACTGCAGCTGCCACTGGTGATGTCGAGGAAACGGATAAACCGAACGCCGAAGATGGTGAAAG CAGCAGCGGACTGCAGCCGCAACAGCAGTCGTACCAACTGCAGCCTATGCCATCTGCGCAGCAACTGCagcaggcgcagcagcagcagcagcagcagctacagcagcagcgacagttCATTGTAAATCCTTTTTCCGATGCAAACTTATCGAATGACAGCTTCCAGAATGCTTCAGCAGACAGGGGTACCATGTTGCCCAAATTACACCCACAAATCGCTCAGCAGCCGCATCAgatgcagcagctgcagcaaccGTTCCAACAGTATCATGCCCCGCTGTATCACGATAATGCAGAGAAGCTGTCGAAAGCGTACTCACTGCCACCGTCCATGGGTGCCGCGGCAAAGGAATCGCTTCGAAAGGATCTTGCTCAAAGTCGCCtagaacagcagcaacagcagcatgcaCGAAAATTTCAACCTGTTGCACGCGCTTTTATTGTCCCGAGCAGCACGCCAGGAACCACTAACAACGCTCCGAGTATGACGAACATAGCAAATCAAGGAAATGGAAGCAATATCTACACCGACATTGCACTGGGGAAAACCATTCAAACACTCATGAAACCTACGCCAATACTAGCGACGGCTGTGGCTAATCGCTTGACCGGCGGTTCGTTGACCCGTTCGATCGGTGCCCTTGGGCCATGCCGAGAGTTGCCAGAAGGAGGCACTGCTGGAGCACAGGAAGCGGCTGGCTACTGTCGAGCCGCCAGCAGCCTGCTGGGAAATTTCACCGGCAGCAACAGCGTGAGTGCGTGCACGGTAACGCATCCGCATCGGTGTGTGCAAGACTTGATCAAGGAGGAAATCGGTGCCAATCGTCTGAGTAAAGCGGGTAGCATGATAAATATGAGCACCGATTCGGAACTGTTTGCTGCTAGCGGTTCGCTGTCACATCCTGCATCGGGACGCTCGAGTCCGGCATTCATGCATGGATCAACGCCGGTCGGTAGTCCGCCACGATTTGTAAATACCCTAGGTCCTGCGTACGGTGCCGGTGGAGGAAGTGCCCGTGTTAGCAGAGCTGCCTCACCCTCTGTTCTTCATGCAAGCCCTGGCGGAGAACACGCAAG TGCTTCGGGAACAAGTGCGGTCGCTATCGATAACAAAATCGAGCAAGCAATG GATCTGGTCAAATCGCACCTTATGTTTGCTGTACGTGAAGAAGTTGAAGTCCTAAAAGAAAGGATATCTGAGCTGATGGACCGTATCAACCAACTCGAGTACGAAAACAACATTCTCAAAGCGAACGCATCACAGGAAACGCTGGCACAGCTGACCACTGGAGGTAgtacagtagcagcagcggcggcagtcGCAGCAGCTGCCGCAGCAGTGGCACAGCAGCAACTCACGGCGATGCCAAACATCAATGTTGGCCCCACCAAAGTACCAACCTCCTCGGCAAACCCTGCCAACCCTGGTTCCGTTTCCTAA
- the LOC1279469 gene encoding protein bunched, class 2/F/G isoform isoform X2: MSRSGSMAEKTVSNSLPPSSAQSKVTVGGSSSVAAGVTGGIHHHHHHHHHHHHNHHKSMDMGGTGKTGVGSKHHTNVIQRTTSESLRLGGGGAGSGSPMNNSVSSGGSGGGTSMTSTGGGGGNGNIGSNENSVSSSMLNSSSSANSIPRKSASSSTSMGGGAVNAGGGGGSGSAGGGAGGSAGGGGGAGGGAGGGAGGGAGGGGGAVVGIGGPVGTGTKTSSFTITSVIVGPGRHSADNGDDSADDLDESHTDDNSRITDFENETPSFSEDTFSKEDVFFGTNAIGSVPVIPTSSQYGLAIVAPNDRTNGGEVLTDAMHVNVTDSGINIMGHGKSEVNEGKEVHHRNERFKVVKIESTEPFKRGRWVCMDYLDHTTLQQPKEISGGGESNEVSSAHNATVTTQDSGVGMNDNASYAPSEGMDYYQHAVSSSSMVLGGPMSAATSIASNRSNVMLGMLNNESPGQSLNLSLVGGFSGGGVAPGTAGNATSHIQSGTTGLIKGPIAGTGIPHSLPQSQLQNALAGHPPMQQHITYTQGHPGQSQYYPHTMTNLAELNQQVASNIQAQHHHLLHHHHQHGATLPNNMQMHPQLHHPHQQQPGHPILSSSNILPPLVVPIPTSQEMNIMMHNPSIQSSFPSPHQQFKPQKPQQTVSQTNSPIVVPTSLIDNTVVAGMPGENVPLNGVSAGAKILSPSAGAGGVVSNVSTTGGVSAHDTAGSVSIGTDSLKNSAPSATSSPVTSSVQLIPQSTTVPTQPAPGASIGSYGDATAMAAAAAAQMKQNTNVPSSAINSVIGGNTIANGANCVAAVGSPSSSGAINAANSISVGTIPGTSTADQQSSEAKLQSTVSGATTAAATGDVEETDKPNAEDGESSGLQPQQQSYQLQPMPSAQQLQQAQQQQQQQLQQQRQFIVNPFSDANLSNDSFQNASADRGTMLPKLHPQIAQQPHQMQQLQQPFQQYHAPLYHDNAEKLSKAYSLPPSMGAAAKESLRKDLAQSRLEQQQQQHARKFQPVARAFIVPSSTPGTTNNAPSMTNIANQGNGSNIYTDIALGKTIQTLMKPTPILATAVANRLTGGSLTRSIGALGPCRELPEGGTAGAQEAAGYCRAASSLLGNFTGSNSVSACTVTHPHRCVQDLIKEEIGANRLSKAGSMINMSTDSELFAASGSLSHPASGRSSPAFMHGSTPVGSPPRFVNTLGPAYGAGGGSARVSRAASPSVLHASPGGEHASASGTSAVAIDNKIEQAMDLVKSHLMFAVREEVEVLKERISELMDRINQLEYENNILKANASQETLAQLTTGGSTVAAAAAVAAAAAAVAQQQLTAMPNINVGPTKVPTSSANPANPGSVS; the protein is encoded by the exons ATGAGCAGGAGTGGCAGTATGGCCGAAAAGACGGTCTCCAACAGTCTACCACCGTCGTCGGCCCAATCAAAGGTCACGGTCGGGGGCAGCAGTAGTGTCGCTGCCGGCGTAACGGGAGGAatacaccatcatcaccatcatcatcatcatcatcaccacaatCACCATAAATCGATGGATATGGGCGGCACGGGCAAGACGGGAGTTGGAAGTAAACATCACACTAATGTAATTCAGCGGACTACGAGTGAAAGTTTACGATTGGGCGGAGGTGGCGCTGGGAGCGGCTCCCCAATGAACAACAGTGTTAGCAGTGGCGGCAGTGGCGGAGGAACATCGATGACTAGTACTGGTGGTGGCGGGGGAAACGGGAATATCGGAAGTAATGAAAACTCTGTCAGCAGCAGTATGCTAAATTCGTCCTCATCGGCGAACAGTATTCCACGCAAGAGTGCCAGCTCGTCGACAAGCATGGGCGGCGGCGCTGTCAAtgccggtggcggtggcggtagTGGGAGCGCTGGTGGTGGCGCTGGCGGTAGtgctggcggtggcggtggcgctgGCGGTGGCGCTGGCGGTGGCGCTGGCGGTGGCGCTGGAGGTGGCGGTGGAGCTGTGGTCGGTATTGGCGGTCCTGTTGGAACCGGTACCAAGACCTCTTCGTTTACGATCACTTCGGTGATCGTTGGTCCGGGAAGGCACAGCGCAGACAATGGCGATGATTCGGCGGATGATCTGGACGAGTCACACACGGACGACAATAGCCGGATAACGGATTTCGAAAACGAAACGCCTAGTTTCTCGGAGGATACATTTAGCAAGGAGGATGTGTTTTTCGGTACGAACGCGATTGGAAGTGTGCCGGTCATTCCGACGAGCTCGCAGTACGGGTTGGCGATCGTGGCACCCAATGATAGAACGAACGGTGGCGAAGTGCTCACGGATGCAATGCACGTCAATGTCACGGACAGTGGCATTAACATAATGGGACACGGCAAGAGTGAGGTAAACGAAGGGAAGGAGGTGCATCATCGAAACGAGCGGTTTAAGGTGGTCAAAATAGAAAGTACCGAACCGTTCAAGCGTGGCCGCTGGGTGTGTATGGATTATCTCGATCACACCACGTTGCAGCAGCCGAAAGAAATCTCTGGCGGTGGGGAGAGTAACGAAGTCAGCAGCGCCCATAATGCCACCGTTACCACGCAGGACAGTGGCGTCGGTATGAACGACAATGCTAGCTACGCACCCTCGGAAGGAATGGACTACTACCAACATGCGGTCAGTTCGTCATCGATGGTGTTGGGTGGGCCGATGAGCGCTGCAACGTCCATCGCGTCTAATAGGAGCAACGTGATGCTCGGGATGTTGAACAACGAATCTCCCGGTCAGAGTCTAAATCTTTCGCTCGTTGGTGGATTTTCAGGTGGAGGAGTGGCTCCCGGAACCGCGGGCAATGCTACTAGTCACATTCAGTCTGGCACTACTGGCCTGATCAAGGGCCCTATAGCTGGGACTGGAATACCGCACAGTTTACCTCAGTCACAGCTCCAGAATGCCCTGGCGGGCCATCCACCGATGCAACAGCACATAACGTACACGCAAGGACATCCAGGACAATCCCAATACTATCCCCATACGATGACGAATCTGGCCGAACTGAACCAGCAAGTTGCATCGAATATACAggcacaacaccaccacctcctccaccaccaccaccaacacggtGCTACCCTTCCCAACAACATGCAAATGCACCCGCAATTACATCAtccccatcagcagcagcccggCCACCCAATCCTCTCTTCCAGCAACATTCTTCCACCACTGGTCGTGCCCATCCCAACATCACAGGAGATGAACATTATGATGCACAATCCGTCGATCCAATCGAGCTTCCCATCGCCCCACCAACAGTTTAAGCCGCAGAAGCCGCAGCAGACTGTCTCCCAGACCAACTCGCCCATTGTCGTCCCAACGTCCCTGATCGACAACACGGTCGTCGCCGGCATGCCTGGCGAAAATGTGCCTCTGAACGGTGTCAGCGCTGGAGCAAAAATACTATCCCCATCCGCCGGGGCCGGAGGCGTCGTATCAAATGTTTCTACGACTGGGGGCGTTAGTGCTCACGATACAGCTGGTTCTGTATCGATCGGCACGGATTCACTGAAGAATTCTGCACCATCGGCCACCTCCTCGCCGGTGACGTCGTCTGTTCAGTTAATTCCACAATCCACAACGGTTCCGACCCAACCAGCTCCTGGTGCTTCGATTGGTTCGTACGGTGATGCTACGGCCAtggctgctgccgccgcagcACAGATGAAGCAGAACACGAACGTCCCAAGTTCCGCCATTAACAGCGTCATCGGTGGCAACACTATTGCGAACGGGGCAAACTGCGTCGCTGCTGTCGGCTCCCCGTCATCTAGTGGTGCAATCAATGCAGCGAATTCGATCTCTGTTGGGACGATCCCCGGTACCTCGACCGCCGACCAGCAATCATCGGAAGCGAAGCTACAGTCCACTGTGTCCGGTGCCACGACTGCAGCTGCCACTGGTGATGTCGAGGAAACGGATAAACCGAACGCCGAAGATGGTGAAAG CAGCGGACTGCAGCCGCAACAGCAGTCGTACCAACTGCAGCCTATGCCATCTGCGCAGCAACTGCagcaggcgcagcagcagcagcagcagcagctacagcagcagcgacagttCATTGTAAATCCTTTTTCCGATGCAAACTTATCGAATGACAGCTTCCAGAATGCTTCAGCAGACAGGGGTACCATGTTGCCCAAATTACACCCACAAATCGCTCAGCAGCCGCATCAgatgcagcagctgcagcaaccGTTCCAACAGTATCATGCCCCGCTGTATCACGATAATGCAGAGAAGCTGTCGAAAGCGTACTCACTGCCACCGTCCATGGGTGCCGCGGCAAAGGAATCGCTTCGAAAGGATCTTGCTCAAAGTCGCCtagaacagcagcaacagcagcatgcaCGAAAATTTCAACCTGTTGCACGCGCTTTTATTGTCCCGAGCAGCACGCCAGGAACCACTAACAACGCTCCGAGTATGACGAACATAGCAAATCAAGGAAATGGAAGCAATATCTACACCGACATTGCACTGGGGAAAACCATTCAAACACTCATGAAACCTACGCCAATACTAGCGACGGCTGTGGCTAATCGCTTGACCGGCGGTTCGTTGACCCGTTCGATCGGTGCCCTTGGGCCATGCCGAGAGTTGCCAGAAGGAGGCACTGCTGGAGCACAGGAAGCGGCTGGCTACTGTCGAGCCGCCAGCAGCCTGCTGGGAAATTTCACCGGCAGCAACAGCGTGAGTGCGTGCACGGTAACGCATCCGCATCGGTGTGTGCAAGACTTGATCAAGGAGGAAATCGGTGCCAATCGTCTGAGTAAAGCGGGTAGCATGATAAATATGAGCACCGATTCGGAACTGTTTGCTGCTAGCGGTTCGCTGTCACATCCTGCATCGGGACGCTCGAGTCCGGCATTCATGCATGGATCAACGCCGGTCGGTAGTCCGCCACGATTTGTAAATACCCTAGGTCCTGCGTACGGTGCCGGTGGAGGAAGTGCCCGTGTTAGCAGAGCTGCCTCACCCTCTGTTCTTCATGCAAGCCCTGGCGGAGAACACGCAAG TGCTTCGGGAACAAGTGCGGTCGCTATCGATAACAAAATCGAGCAAGCAATG GATCTGGTCAAATCGCACCTTATGTTTGCTGTACGTGAAGAAGTTGAAGTCCTAAAAGAAAGGATATCTGAGCTGATGGACCGTATCAACCAACTCGAGTACGAAAACAACATTCTCAAAGCGAACGCATCACAGGAAACGCTGGCACAGCTGACCACTGGAGGTAgtacagtagcagcagcggcggcagtcGCAGCAGCTGCCGCAGCAGTGGCACAGCAGCAACTCACGGCGATGCCAAACATCAATGTTGGCCCCACCAAAGTACCAACCTCCTCGGCAAACCCTGCCAACCCTGGTTCCGTTTCCTAA
- the LOC1279469 gene encoding protein bunched, class 2/F/G isoform isoform X3 gives MSRSGSMAEKTVSNSLPPSSAQSKVTVGGSSSVAAGVTGGIHHHHHHHHHHHHNHHKSMDMGGTGKTGVGSKHHTNVIQRTTSESLRLGGGGAGSGSPMNNSVSSGGSGGGTSMTSTGGGGGNGNIGSNENSVSSSMLNSSSSANSIPRKSASSSTSMGGGAVNAGGGGGSGSAGGGAGGSAGGGGGAGGGAGGGAGGGAGGGGGAVVGIGGPVGTGTKTSSFTITSVIVGPGRHSADNGDDSADDLDESHTDDNSRITDFENETPSFSEDTFSKEDVFFGTNAIGSVPVIPTSSQYGLAIVAPNDRTNGGEVLTDAMHVNVTDSGINIMGHGKSEVNEGKEVHHRNERFKVVKIESTEPFKRGRWVCMDYLDHTTLQQPKEISGGGESNEVSSAHNATVTTQDSGVGMNDNASYAPSEGMDYYQHAVSSSSMVLGGPMSAATSIASNRSNVMLGMLNNESPGQSLNLSLVGGFSGGGVAPGTAGNATSHIQSGTTGLIKGPIAGTGIPHSLPQSQLQNALAGHPPMQQHITYTQGHPGQSQYYPHTMTNLAELNQQVASNIQAQHHHLLHHHHQHGATLPNNMQMHPQLHHPHQQQPGHPILSSSNILPPLVVPIPTSQEMNIMMHNPSIQSSFPSPHQQFKPQKPQQTVSQTNSPIVVPTSLIDNTVVAGMPGENVPLNGVSAGAKILSPSAGAGGVVSNVSTTGGVSAHDTAGSVSIGTDSLKNSAPSATSSPVTSSVQLIPQSTTVPTQPAPGASIGSYGDATAMAAAAAAQMKQNTNVPSSAINSVIGGNTIANGANCVAAVGSPSSSGAINAANSISVGTIPGTSTADQQSSEAKLQSTVSGATTAAATGDVEETDKPNAEDGESASGTSAVAIDNKIEQAMDLVKSHLMFAVREEVEVLKERISELMDRINQLEYENNILKANASQETLAQLTTGGSTVAAAAAVAAAAAAVAQQQLTAMPNINVGPTKVPTSSANPANPGSVS, from the exons ATGAGCAGGAGTGGCAGTATGGCCGAAAAGACGGTCTCCAACAGTCTACCACCGTCGTCGGCCCAATCAAAGGTCACGGTCGGGGGCAGCAGTAGTGTCGCTGCCGGCGTAACGGGAGGAatacaccatcatcaccatcatcatcatcatcatcaccacaatCACCATAAATCGATGGATATGGGCGGCACGGGCAAGACGGGAGTTGGAAGTAAACATCACACTAATGTAATTCAGCGGACTACGAGTGAAAGTTTACGATTGGGCGGAGGTGGCGCTGGGAGCGGCTCCCCAATGAACAACAGTGTTAGCAGTGGCGGCAGTGGCGGAGGAACATCGATGACTAGTACTGGTGGTGGCGGGGGAAACGGGAATATCGGAAGTAATGAAAACTCTGTCAGCAGCAGTATGCTAAATTCGTCCTCATCGGCGAACAGTATTCCACGCAAGAGTGCCAGCTCGTCGACAAGCATGGGCGGCGGCGCTGTCAAtgccggtggcggtggcggtagTGGGAGCGCTGGTGGTGGCGCTGGCGGTAGtgctggcggtggcggtggcgctgGCGGTGGCGCTGGCGGTGGCGCTGGCGGTGGCGCTGGAGGTGGCGGTGGAGCTGTGGTCGGTATTGGCGGTCCTGTTGGAACCGGTACCAAGACCTCTTCGTTTACGATCACTTCGGTGATCGTTGGTCCGGGAAGGCACAGCGCAGACAATGGCGATGATTCGGCGGATGATCTGGACGAGTCACACACGGACGACAATAGCCGGATAACGGATTTCGAAAACGAAACGCCTAGTTTCTCGGAGGATACATTTAGCAAGGAGGATGTGTTTTTCGGTACGAACGCGATTGGAAGTGTGCCGGTCATTCCGACGAGCTCGCAGTACGGGTTGGCGATCGTGGCACCCAATGATAGAACGAACGGTGGCGAAGTGCTCACGGATGCAATGCACGTCAATGTCACGGACAGTGGCATTAACATAATGGGACACGGCAAGAGTGAGGTAAACGAAGGGAAGGAGGTGCATCATCGAAACGAGCGGTTTAAGGTGGTCAAAATAGAAAGTACCGAACCGTTCAAGCGTGGCCGCTGGGTGTGTATGGATTATCTCGATCACACCACGTTGCAGCAGCCGAAAGAAATCTCTGGCGGTGGGGAGAGTAACGAAGTCAGCAGCGCCCATAATGCCACCGTTACCACGCAGGACAGTGGCGTCGGTATGAACGACAATGCTAGCTACGCACCCTCGGAAGGAATGGACTACTACCAACATGCGGTCAGTTCGTCATCGATGGTGTTGGGTGGGCCGATGAGCGCTGCAACGTCCATCGCGTCTAATAGGAGCAACGTGATGCTCGGGATGTTGAACAACGAATCTCCCGGTCAGAGTCTAAATCTTTCGCTCGTTGGTGGATTTTCAGGTGGAGGAGTGGCTCCCGGAACCGCGGGCAATGCTACTAGTCACATTCAGTCTGGCACTACTGGCCTGATCAAGGGCCCTATAGCTGGGACTGGAATACCGCACAGTTTACCTCAGTCACAGCTCCAGAATGCCCTGGCGGGCCATCCACCGATGCAACAGCACATAACGTACACGCAAGGACATCCAGGACAATCCCAATACTATCCCCATACGATGACGAATCTGGCCGAACTGAACCAGCAAGTTGCATCGAATATACAggcacaacaccaccacctcctccaccaccaccaccaacacggtGCTACCCTTCCCAACAACATGCAAATGCACCCGCAATTACATCAtccccatcagcagcagcccggCCACCCAATCCTCTCTTCCAGCAACATTCTTCCACCACTGGTCGTGCCCATCCCAACATCACAGGAGATGAACATTATGATGCACAATCCGTCGATCCAATCGAGCTTCCCATCGCCCCACCAACAGTTTAAGCCGCAGAAGCCGCAGCAGACTGTCTCCCAGACCAACTCGCCCATTGTCGTCCCAACGTCCCTGATCGACAACACGGTCGTCGCCGGCATGCCTGGCGAAAATGTGCCTCTGAACGGTGTCAGCGCTGGAGCAAAAATACTATCCCCATCCGCCGGGGCCGGAGGCGTCGTATCAAATGTTTCTACGACTGGGGGCGTTAGTGCTCACGATACAGCTGGTTCTGTATCGATCGGCACGGATTCACTGAAGAATTCTGCACCATCGGCCACCTCCTCGCCGGTGACGTCGTCTGTTCAGTTAATTCCACAATCCACAACGGTTCCGACCCAACCAGCTCCTGGTGCTTCGATTGGTTCGTACGGTGATGCTACGGCCAtggctgctgccgccgcagcACAGATGAAGCAGAACACGAACGTCCCAAGTTCCGCCATTAACAGCGTCATCGGTGGCAACACTATTGCGAACGGGGCAAACTGCGTCGCTGCTGTCGGCTCCCCGTCATCTAGTGGTGCAATCAATGCAGCGAATTCGATCTCTGTTGGGACGATCCCCGGTACCTCGACCGCCGACCAGCAATCATCGGAAGCGAAGCTACAGTCCACTGTGTCCGGTGCCACGACTGCAGCTGCCACTGGTGATGTCGAGGAAACGGATAAACCGAACGCCGAAGATGGTGAAAG TGCTTCGGGAACAAGTGCGGTCGCTATCGATAACAAAATCGAGCAAGCAATG GATCTGGTCAAATCGCACCTTATGTTTGCTGTACGTGAAGAAGTTGAAGTCCTAAAAGAAAGGATATCTGAGCTGATGGACCGTATCAACCAACTCGAGTACGAAAACAACATTCTCAAAGCGAACGCATCACAGGAAACGCTGGCACAGCTGACCACTGGAGGTAgtacagtagcagcagcggcggcagtcGCAGCAGCTGCCGCAGCAGTGGCACAGCAGCAACTCACGGCGATGCCAAACATCAATGTTGGCCCCACCAAAGTACCAACCTCCTCGGCAAACCCTGCCAACCCTGGTTCCGTTTCCTAA